The following is a genomic window from Candidatus Tanganyikabacteria bacterium.
GACGCCGTTGCGGCCGTCGAGGCCGAGGCCGCCGCCGCCGGCTTCCGGGTCCTGCACGTGCACGACGTGGCCGCCACTCTCGCTTCCAAGGGGTTCGACCGCGAGCCGTACAAGATCGTCGAGGTCTGCCAGGCCGCCGCCGCCCACGAGGCCCTGGGCAAGGAGCCCCTGGTGGGGTTGCTGATGCCGTGCAAGATCAACGCGTGGACCCACGGCGGCAAGACCGTCCTGTCCGCCATCCGGCCCGCATTGCTGGCGGAGTTCTTCCCCGAGCACGACCTGGGGGATCTGGCCGCGCGGGTCGAGCGCCAAATCGTGGGGATCGTCGACCGGGCCAGGTAGGCCG
Proteins encoded in this region:
- a CDS encoding DUF302 domain-containing protein; its protein translation is MTGTVATRLAYTVESDRPFDDAVAAVEAEAAAAGFRVLHVHDVAATLASKGFDREPYKIVEVCQAAAAHEALGKEPLVGLLMPCKINAWTHGGKTVLSAIRPALLAEFFPEHDLGDLAARVERQIVGIVDRAR